From the Natronoarchaeum philippinense genome, the window AAGCGATGGCTGTCCAGTCTGGCGGGACGGAGCGAGCGACCCTTACGAGCCCCAGAAGTTGTCCCGGCTTCCGAGGCGCTCGCGGTCGGTGGCGCTGTCGTCCTCGCCGGCGTCGGCTGCCTCGTCCTCGACGTCGTCGGCGTCGTCGCCCTCTTCGTCCGCGTCCTCGTCCATCGGGAGCCGCTCTAGCTCCTCGGCGCGGGCGTGGTTCGAGTGGACGTTCGTAATCTCGACGCGAGCGCGGGCGTCGGGCAGGACGCCGTCGACCAGCACGATGAACCCGTCGTCGGTACGGCCGACGCCGGCGCCGCTCTCGTGGATGTCGGTCACGTCGACGACGACCTCCTCTTTGGGCTTGACGGGCTGGGTTTTCAGATCGCTGATGGGCTGGCCGTAGTGGTTACACCACTCTTTGCCGCCCCGGTCGCCGTAGTGGGTGCATCCCATCCCTTCGATGCGCTCGTTG encodes:
- a CDS encoding TRAM domain-containing protein, which translates into the protein MADCPLADDCPSFNERIEGMGCTHYGDRGGKEWCNHYGQPISDLKTQPVKPKEEVVVDVTDIHESGAGVGRTDDGFIVLVDGVLPDARARVEITNVHSNHARAEELERLPMDEDADEEGDDADDVEDEAADAGEDDSATDRERLGSRDNFWGS